From the Dryobates pubescens isolate bDryPub1 chromosome 29, bDryPub1.pri, whole genome shotgun sequence genome, one window contains:
- the REXO4 gene encoding RNA exonuclease 4: MAKQSPGEPEGRKKGKRRKRKKGKAEHGGGEGAARQKGPGLAAAPPRSPGEFSSNWKALQELLKQKTNSSKDSLSTCQTHTKKKQPLKAGNSQEVPATNGKVKAKPSQEMDKASGKENPPLAKPEAKKVAMEKNLNGTKREGKGCKEKQNGSVVKGKETKQNGNVAKENGKKQSDNTVKEKEDIKHKRRKAEEPVEQPPKEAEIWFDDVDPKDIEAAIGPEAAKIARRNLGLETGQTQQSVEQVLVKEKAFEGLTRAVAMDCEMVGVGPKGEDSIVARVSLVNQFGKCIYDKYVKPTEEVTDYRTAVSGIRPQNIKAGEDFKTVQKEVANILAGRILVGHALRNDLKVLFLDHPQKMIRDTQRYKPFKQRVKSSRPSLKLLCEKLLNVRVQTSEHCSIQDAQAAMRLYTLEKKRWEAALKNKPTNKKTKP, from the exons ATGGCAAAGCAGAGCCCCGGGGAGCCCGAGGGCCGCAAGAAGggcaagaggaggaagaggaagaaggggaaggcCGAGCATGGCGGCGGGGAAGGGGCAGCGAGGCAGAAGGGCCCCGGCCTGGCGGCAGCTCCCCCCCGCAGCCCCGGGGAGTTCTCCTCCAACTGGAAGGCGCTGCAGGAG CTCCTGAAACAAAAGACAAACAGCTCCAAAGATTCTCTCTCCACTTgtcaaacacacaccaaaaagaaGCAACCCCTCAAAGCAGGAAACAGCCAAGAAGTCCCAGCTACCAATGGGAAGGTGAAGGCCAAACCCTCACAGGAAATGGACAAGGCTTCTGGTAAGGAAAACCCTCCTTTGGCTAAGCCAGAAGCCAAGAAGGTTGCAATGGAGAAGAATTTAAATGGTaccaagagggaggggaaaggctgcAAGGAGAAGCAAAATGGCAGTGTTGTAAAGGGGAAGGAAACGAAGCAAAACGGCAACGTGGCAAAAGAGAACGGAAAGAAGCAAAGTGACAACActgtgaaggagaaagaggacatAAAACATAAGAGGAGGAAAGCTGAAGAACCTGTGGAGCAGCCACCCAAAGA GGCTGAAATCTGGTTTGATGATGTTGACCCAAAAGATATTGAGGCAGCAATAGGACCTGAAGCAGCAAAAATTGCTAGAAGAAACCTGGGACTGGAAACAGGGCAAACCCAACAGTCTGTGGAGCAAGTGCTGGTCAAGGAAAAGGCTTTTGAAGG GCTGACTCGAGCTGTGGCCATGGACTGTGAGATGGTGGGGGTGGGCCCCAAGGGGGAGGACAGCATTGTGGCTCGTGTCTCCCTCGTCAACCAGTTTGGGAAGTGCATCTATGACAAATATGTGAAGCCCACAGAGGAGGTCACTGACTACAGAACAGCTGTCAGTGGCATACGCCCCCAGAACATCAAAGCAG GTGAAGACTTTAAAACAGTTCAGAAGGAGGTTGCCAACATCCTGGCTGGGAGGATTTTAGTTGGCCATGCCCTGCGCAACGACCTGAAG GTGCTGTTTCTTGATCACCCCCAGAAGATGATCCGTGACACACAGAGGTACAAACCCTTCAAACAGAGAGTCAAG AGCTCCAGGCCCTCGCTGAAGCTGCTCTGCGAGAAGCTGCTGAACGTTCGGGTGCAGACCTCGGAGCACTGCTCG ATTCAGGATGCACAAGCAGCTATGAGGCTCTAcaccctggagaaaaagagatggGAAGCTGCTCTCAAGAACAAACCTACCAACAAGAAAACTAAACCCTGA